In one window of Pirellulales bacterium DNA:
- a CDS encoding class I SAM-dependent methyltransferase, producing MRVLPRNLASNAVRDRVAGTLLVIAALAAFAFGTTTAAEPASGQTAAVPPPLTEYKGRTIAPTMTYHGADWLIRESREKEEHCRTLLKAIKLQPGETVCDMGCGNGFYTLKMAKLVGKAGRVLAVDIQPEMLHLLELRAKEHGLNNIERIQSSVVDPKLPEGEVDLILLVDVYHEFSHPEQMLVAMRKALKPRGRLALVEFRLEDPSVPIKLEHKMSREQIMKEIPPNGFRLVDEYEKLPWQHVMFFEPEGD from the coding sequence ATGCGAGTGTTGCCTCGAAACCTTGCCTCAAATGCTGTTCGCGACCGCGTCGCAGGCACGCTGCTGGTGATTGCGGCATTGGCCGCTTTCGCCTTCGGCACTACGACCGCGGCCGAGCCGGCATCCGGCCAGACCGCCGCCGTCCCACCGCCGCTGACGGAATATAAGGGCCGCACGATCGCGCCCACCATGACCTATCACGGCGCCGATTGGCTGATTCGCGAATCGCGCGAGAAAGAAGAGCATTGCCGCACGCTGCTCAAGGCGATCAAGCTCCAGCCGGGCGAAACGGTCTGTGATATGGGTTGCGGCAACGGCTTTTACACGTTGAAGATGGCCAAGCTCGTCGGCAAGGCCGGGCGCGTGCTGGCCGTCGATATTCAGCCGGAGATGCTGCACCTGCTCGAGCTGCGGGCCAAGGAGCACGGGCTGAACAATATCGAGCGCATCCAAAGCTCGGTCGTCGATCCGAAGCTGCCCGAAGGCGAGGTGGATTTGATTCTGCTGGTCGACGTCTACCATGAGTTCTCGCACCCGGAACAGATGCTTGTGGCGATGCGCAAGGCGCTGAAGCCGCGCGGCCGGCTGGCGCTGGTCGAGTTCCGGCTCGAGGATCCGAGCGTGCCGATCAAGCTGGAGCATAAGATGAGCAGGGAGCAGATCATGAAGGAAATTCCGCCTAACGGTTTTCGCCTGGTCGACGAGTATGAAAAGCTCCCTTGGCAACACGTGATGTTTTTCGAGCCCGAGGGTGATTAA